One genomic window of Thermorudis peleae includes the following:
- a CDS encoding DedA family protein — MPHFDLVKLIEAVGLLGVAAIVFAESGILIGFFLPGDSLLFTAGFLASQGFLNIWWLIVLAALAAILGDSTGYSFGARVGRRLFEREQSRFFKRQYLEQAEAFFLRHGGKAILLARFIPIVRTGTPIIAGIGRMPYRRFLAFNVVGGILWGCGVPLAGYFLGQAIPNIDRYLLPIVLLIIVVSIAPSAIHLWRENGSAIIAAIRRRLARAPEPEQ; from the coding sequence ATGCCCCATTTCGATCTTGTGAAGCTGATCGAAGCCGTGGGACTACTCGGCGTTGCGGCCATCGTGTTTGCGGAAAGTGGCATCCTCATCGGCTTCTTCCTCCCTGGTGATAGCCTGCTGTTTACCGCTGGCTTCCTTGCTTCTCAAGGCTTCCTCAATATCTGGTGGCTGATTGTCCTGGCTGCCCTCGCGGCCATTCTCGGCGACTCCACGGGCTATAGCTTTGGCGCGCGCGTTGGCCGCCGCCTGTTCGAGCGTGAACAGTCACGTTTCTTTAAGCGACAGTATCTCGAGCAGGCGGAAGCGTTCTTCCTGCGGCACGGTGGGAAGGCCATCCTACTCGCTCGTTTCATCCCCATTGTGCGCACTGGTACGCCGATCATCGCTGGCATCGGCCGGATGCCGTATCGTCGTTTCCTCGCATTCAATGTCGTCGGCGGTATCCTTTGGGGATGCGGTGTGCCACTCGCTGGCTATTTTCTTGGCCAGGCGATCCCCAACATCGACCGCTACCTGCTGCCGATTGTCTTGCTCATTATCGTCGTCTCCATTGCCCCGTCGGCGATCCATCTCTGGCGCGAGAACGGCTCAGCGATCATTGCGGCGATCCGGCGGCGACTCGCTCGCGCCCCGGAACCAGAGCAGTAG
- a CDS encoding glutamine synthetase family protein produces MDSRTIVRLLAAAGVRLVRIEMADTHGIARSKTVALERFADYVNKGGINFYGGMLLQDASGWDIPPEDQLPPPDYQLRPDLDTLAVLPYAPGEARVIGDLYRDAQPAPEDPRVVCRRLVERFQSAGWLPRSAFEYEFYLIDRVSRSPAFPDRQICSTIRNNMLPEWRDEVLRALAAFGIGFSTLSVENAPGQFEITFTPADGLTAADQAFSFRTALKEISRRYGYDAPFMTKPFINQPASGCHLHHSLIDPTTGANLFADPTDPYGLSPLAWHFLGGLLVHAPALVALLSPTPNDYKRYQPGFFAPTHLCWGPDNRAAAVRIPADAHGAATRIENRFGGAAANPYIALAASLAAGWDGIERALQPPPPVCDDPRRVAGLPTLPRSLEEALDALEADERLCALLGEPFITTYVRVKRWDVEKARQHVPDYGTEAWQSRIDPYEWAEYGELI; encoded by the coding sequence ATGGACTCTCGTACGATCGTCCGGCTGCTTGCAGCCGCTGGTGTCCGGCTTGTTCGCATCGAAATGGCTGATACACACGGCATCGCTCGGTCAAAGACCGTCGCGCTGGAACGCTTTGCCGATTATGTCAACAAAGGTGGCATCAATTTCTATGGGGGCATGTTGCTTCAAGATGCCTCGGGGTGGGATATTCCGCCCGAGGACCAGCTCCCGCCGCCCGATTATCAACTCCGCCCCGATCTCGACACGCTCGCCGTTCTTCCCTACGCGCCTGGCGAAGCGCGGGTCATTGGCGATCTCTACCGTGATGCCCAGCCCGCGCCTGAGGATCCGCGTGTTGTCTGCCGCCGCCTTGTCGAACGGTTTCAGTCGGCCGGCTGGTTGCCGCGTAGCGCGTTTGAGTATGAGTTCTATCTCATCGACCGCGTCAGCCGGTCTCCGGCATTCCCCGACCGCCAAATCTGCTCGACCATCCGCAACAACATGTTGCCGGAATGGCGTGACGAGGTACTGCGCGCTCTGGCCGCCTTCGGGATCGGGTTTTCGACGCTCAGCGTGGAAAATGCCCCTGGCCAGTTTGAGATTACGTTTACGCCAGCCGACGGTCTGACAGCGGCCGACCAGGCATTTAGTTTCCGCACTGCACTCAAAGAAATTTCGCGCCGCTACGGCTATGACGCGCCGTTCATGACCAAGCCCTTTATCAACCAACCAGCATCAGGCTGTCATCTTCACCACAGCCTGATCGACCCAACCACCGGCGCCAACCTTTTCGCCGATCCCACTGATCCCTACGGCCTTTCTCCGCTTGCCTGGCACTTCTTAGGCGGATTGCTTGTTCACGCGCCAGCACTCGTCGCACTGCTTTCTCCCACACCGAATGATTACAAGCGATACCAGCCAGGCTTCTTTGCGCCGACGCATCTCTGCTGGGGGCCCGACAACCGCGCTGCCGCCGTGCGCATCCCGGCCGACGCCCACGGCGCTGCAACACGCATTGAGAACCGCTTCGGTGGTGCCGCCGCAAACCCGTACATCGCCCTCGCCGCGTCGCTCGCTGCTGGCTGGGATGGCATCGAGCGCGCGTTGCAGCCACCACCGCCAGTCTGCGACGATCCACGGCGCGTTGCGGGCTTGCCAACCTTGCCGCGTTCGCTGGAGGAAGCACTCGACGCCCTCGAGGCCGACGAGCGGCTCTGCGCGCTCCTTGGCGAGCCCTTCATCACGACGTACGTCCGCGTCAAGCGCTGGGACGTCGAGAAAGCACGCCAGCACGTGCCAGACTACGGCACGGAGGCCTGGCAGAGCCGCATCGATCCCTACGAGTGGGCCGAATACGGCGAACTGATCTAG
- a CDS encoding IclR family transcriptional regulator, with translation MAQRVAAASGARIIELLLTIAESKHPLSARELAERMRLPLSTIYRYLSVLRAQGLVWSVGNGHYAVGPRVVQLARSFEETFSVAAVCRPVMQRLARETQETVAFVVPVGERAVCVETVESTQALRYSFTRGAVLPLLRGASAKALLPYLPRTRVERAMSQAGLSEEAQAALWDDIARIAARGYAESEGEVDTGVWAVGVPVFGPSDELLGALSVIAPVARLTPERRAALIQRAVAAADQLTTLVQGETLVHQAGSDYARRI, from the coding sequence ATGGCACAGCGGGTAGCAGCAGCTTCAGGCGCACGCATTATCGAGTTGTTGCTGACGATTGCCGAGAGCAAGCATCCCCTCTCGGCCCGGGAGCTGGCTGAGCGCATGCGTCTACCGTTAAGCACGATCTACCGCTATCTCAGCGTGCTGCGGGCGCAGGGATTGGTCTGGAGCGTTGGCAACGGACACTATGCCGTTGGGCCGCGGGTTGTCCAACTGGCACGGAGCTTTGAGGAAACCTTCAGCGTCGCGGCCGTCTGCCGCCCGGTCATGCAGCGTCTTGCGCGTGAAACGCAGGAGACTGTGGCATTCGTGGTACCCGTTGGCGAGCGCGCTGTCTGCGTCGAAACGGTCGAAAGCACGCAGGCCCTGCGCTACTCCTTCACCCGCGGAGCCGTCCTCCCGCTCTTACGCGGTGCGTCGGCAAAAGCCTTGCTCCCCTATCTCCCACGGACGAGGGTTGAACGGGCGATGAGCCAGGCCGGCTTGAGCGAAGAGGCTCAAGCTGCGCTCTGGGACGACATTGCCCGTATTGCAGCCAGAGGGTACGCCGAAAGCGAAGGTGAGGTTGACACTGGAGTCTGGGCCGTCGGCGTGCCCGTCTTTGGCCCGAGCGATGAACTGCTTGGCGCGCTCAGCGTCATTGCCCCGGTCGCCCGGCTGACCCCTGAGCGCCGCGCCGCCCTGATCCAACGCGCAGTCGCGGCAGCTGACCAGCTCACCACGTTGGTGCAAGGGGAAACGCTTGTGCATCAAGCAGGATCAGATTATGCACGCCGAATCTAG
- a CDS encoding ABC transporter substrate-binding protein, whose translation MTRSTSVMRISVLSVLLLILSILASACGGAAATPTPTAAPRAATSPTTAASTSASPTAAAASPTKAATTPTTMAAGKPSYDKPVRISFSTWTGYGLIWLAKDKGFFKQNGIDVQIQLIESPGERFNALAAGSLDGMASSLDAFTRVGAQGIPVVQVVGLDESLGGDGIVAKKEIQSIKDLKGKTVAVNIGSTSHWFLANVLAQNGMSLNDVKIQDMTAGDAGAAFVAGKVDAAVTWEPWLSRAQKTDFGHTLVTTKDYPGLIVDTFGFRRDFAQQHPDVVVAFLKGLAQAYDYWQKNPDDAIQVMATEFKQKPEDVKADLQTIKLFSIADSKQYFGTPQNPGPIYKVSEQIADFWMQIKVIDKKPDVNQLIDPSFLQQVS comes from the coding sequence ATGACGCGATCGACCTCAGTCATGCGCATTTCGGTGCTGAGTGTGCTCCTGCTCATCCTCAGCATCCTTGCAAGTGCCTGTGGCGGTGCTGCAGCGACACCAACCCCCACAGCAGCGCCACGTGCGGCGACGTCACCAACCACGGCTGCGAGCACGAGCGCAAGCCCGACGGCTGCAGCGGCAAGTCCAACGAAAGCGGCCACGACCCCAACGACGATGGCAGCAGGCAAGCCATCGTATGACAAGCCCGTGCGTATTTCGTTCTCAACCTGGACGGGCTATGGACTGATCTGGCTGGCGAAGGATAAGGGCTTCTTTAAGCAGAACGGCATCGACGTGCAGATCCAACTGATTGAAAGTCCTGGCGAACGGTTCAACGCGTTAGCGGCCGGCTCGCTTGATGGCATGGCCTCTAGCCTCGATGCCTTCACCCGGGTTGGCGCCCAAGGCATTCCGGTTGTCCAAGTTGTCGGGCTCGATGAATCGCTGGGCGGCGATGGCATCGTGGCCAAGAAAGAGATTCAGAGCATCAAGGATCTGAAGGGCAAGACCGTTGCCGTGAACATCGGCTCGACCAGCCACTGGTTCCTGGCCAACGTGCTCGCCCAGAACGGCATGTCACTCAACGACGTCAAGATTCAGGACATGACGGCGGGCGACGCTGGCGCAGCGTTCGTGGCCGGCAAAGTCGACGCTGCAGTCACGTGGGAGCCCTGGCTCAGCCGCGCTCAAAAGACCGACTTTGGCCACACCCTGGTCACGACCAAGGACTACCCCGGCTTGATCGTCGACACGTTCGGCTTCCGCCGAGATTTTGCCCAGCAGCATCCGGATGTTGTCGTCGCATTCCTCAAGGGCTTGGCCCAGGCTTATGATTACTGGCAGAAGAACCCAGATGACGCAATCCAGGTGATGGCCACGGAGTTCAAGCAGAAGCCAGAAGACGTCAAGGCTGATCTGCAGACAATCAAGCTGTTCTCGATCGCTGACTCGAAGCAGTACTTTGGTACGCCACAAAACCCCGGACCGATCTACAAGGTGTCGGAGCAGATCGCAGACTTCTGGATGCAGATTAAGGTGATTGACAAGAAGCCAGACGTCAACCAGTTGATTGATCCATCCTTCTTGCAGCAGGTGTCGTAG
- a CDS encoding ABC transporter permease, with protein MSRDRTAAKLDETAVPAGSTIPAGTAEQPLPRESWVARYLTPKRSIPSGVYAIASMLGFLGVLAVWSALSYSHIVAPLFLPTPTEALRALWDLFIHYGFLRDVWASTYRILAGFAIAAVVGVPLGVLMGSFKLFEALFERLIGVIRYLPASAFIPLFILWIGIGDAEKIAVIVFGSFFPLVLLIMDVAANVPRDFLDIAYTLGASRWQVFWKVLIPASLPGIVESLRTILGWAWTYLIVAELVAAETGIGHVILQSQRYIETPRIIAGIVTIGVLGLISDALFKLLYSWLFPYVERVNL; from the coding sequence TTGTCACGCGACCGTACCGCCGCAAAGCTGGACGAAACAGCTGTCCCCGCAGGTTCCACCATACCTGCGGGGACAGCCGAGCAGCCGTTGCCACGCGAATCGTGGGTGGCACGCTACCTAACGCCCAAGCGGAGCATTCCCAGCGGCGTCTACGCCATTGCATCAATGCTCGGCTTCCTGGGCGTACTGGCAGTTTGGTCAGCGCTGAGTTACAGCCATATCGTCGCCCCGCTCTTCTTGCCGACGCCGACCGAGGCACTCCGAGCACTCTGGGACTTGTTCATCCACTATGGCTTTCTGCGGGATGTTTGGGCGAGTACCTACCGCATCCTCGCCGGGTTTGCAATCGCGGCCGTTGTTGGCGTGCCACTCGGCGTCCTGATGGGCAGTTTCAAGCTGTTTGAGGCGCTGTTTGAGCGACTGATTGGCGTCATTCGCTACTTGCCAGCCTCTGCGTTCATCCCGCTCTTCATCTTGTGGATCGGTATTGGCGATGCCGAGAAGATCGCGGTCATCGTCTTTGGATCATTTTTCCCACTCGTCCTGCTGATTATGGACGTGGCCGCGAACGTGCCGCGCGATTTTCTCGACATTGCCTACACCCTTGGGGCGTCACGCTGGCAGGTGTTCTGGAAAGTGCTGATTCCAGCGAGCCTGCCGGGAATTGTCGAAAGCCTGCGCACGATCCTTGGCTGGGCATGGACCTACTTGATTGTTGCCGAACTCGTCGCCGCAGAAACAGGCATCGGTCACGTGATTTTGCAATCACAGCGCTACATTGAAACGCCGCGGATCATCGCGGGCATTGTCACCATTGGCGTGCTTGGGCTGATCAGCGACGCGCTCTTCAAGCTGCTGTATTCGTGGCTCTTCCCCTACGTTGAGAGGGTGAACCTGTGA
- a CDS encoding ABC transporter ATP-binding protein — translation MSDIRIDQVEMVYQARRGTPPVVALQAISMTVADGEFACIVGPSGCGKSTLLKVIAGLARPSSGRVLVGGRPVLGPGADRGMVFQSYTLYPWLSVRRNIEFGLELRGVPREERQRISSRLLTLMGLDGFADAYPKALSGGMQQRVAIARALANDPEVLLMDEPFGALDAQTRTVMQELLTQIWEQYHKTVLFVTHDIEEAVFLGDVVYVMTARPGRIRARIPIDLPRPRTFETMTSDAFARYRNQILSLIHEESLKAAQLRVQEPA, via the coding sequence GTGAGCGATATCCGCATCGACCAGGTCGAAATGGTGTATCAGGCACGGCGCGGCACACCGCCCGTCGTCGCGCTCCAGGCTATTTCCATGACCGTGGCTGATGGCGAGTTTGCCTGCATTGTTGGCCCCTCAGGATGTGGGAAATCGACGCTGCTCAAAGTCATTGCCGGGCTTGCACGACCAAGCAGCGGGCGCGTCTTGGTTGGCGGCCGTCCAGTGCTTGGCCCGGGGGCTGATCGTGGGATGGTTTTTCAGTCGTACACGCTCTACCCCTGGCTCAGCGTCCGCCGCAATATCGAGTTTGGGCTTGAATTGCGCGGGGTGCCGCGTGAAGAGCGGCAGCGCATCTCAAGTCGCTTGCTCACCCTGATGGGCTTGGATGGCTTTGCCGACGCGTATCCCAAGGCGCTTTCCGGCGGCATGCAACAGCGCGTTGCCATTGCCCGGGCGCTGGCCAACGATCCAGAGGTGCTGCTGATGGACGAGCCATTCGGTGCGCTCGATGCGCAGACACGCACCGTGATGCAGGAGTTGTTAACCCAGATTTGGGAGCAGTATCACAAGACGGTTCTCTTCGTCACGCACGACATCGAGGAGGCCGTCTTCCTTGGCGATGTTGTCTACGTCATGACCGCTCGGCCAGGACGCATTCGCGCGCGTATTCCGATCGATCTGCCACGCCCCCGCACGTTTGAGACGATGACCAGCGATGCATTCGCACGCTACCGCAACCAGATCCTCAGTCTCATCCATGAGGAGAGTCTGAAAGCCGCCCAGCTGCGCGTTCAAGAACCAGCTTGA
- the hutH gene encoding histidine ammonia-lyase yields MNAVHTVWLGRQPLRLDDLVTIAERPDAIDVRLAPETSERLQAKRALVDQLSDEARPVYGVTTGFGALAQTRIPAPARRALQHALVRSHAAGMGAPLPRPFVRAMMLARANSLAQGYSGVRPVVIEQLLALLRHDIIPYVPRYGSLGASGDLAPLAHIALCLTGEGWILGPDNTPQPTAPALIAHGIEPLALEAKEGLALVNGTDGMAALLALACAAARRLFKTADVACAMSVEALFGTDRPFAPEIQALRPHPGALASAANIRRLLANSDIVRSHRDSPHLVQDAYSLRCHAQVAGAARDTLTFAEDVLGRELGAAVDNPVILDDGRVESTGNFHGEPLAFAADFLSIAVAEIGAIAERRIDRLLDPTRSQGLPAFLTPEPGVNSGLMIAHYTAAALAAECRRLAQPASVESLPTSAMQEDHVSMGWNAALKLHEALDCCTRILAVEVLAATYGQVFRRPLEPAAGTGAVAQLVLDHVPPPGPDLFLAPILATVEELVREGAVLAAAERAIGPLA; encoded by the coding sequence ATGAACGCTGTGCACACCGTGTGGCTCGGCCGTCAGCCGCTACGCCTCGACGATCTCGTCACAATCGCTGAACGGCCTGATGCAATCGACGTCCGCCTGGCGCCAGAAACGTCTGAGCGGCTCCAAGCCAAGCGCGCCCTCGTTGATCAGCTGAGCGATGAAGCCCGGCCGGTCTATGGTGTGACCACAGGATTCGGCGCACTTGCGCAAACGCGTATTCCGGCCCCGGCCCGTCGCGCGCTCCAGCACGCGCTGGTGCGATCACACGCTGCGGGGATGGGCGCACCGCTGCCACGCCCATTCGTACGGGCGATGATGCTTGCACGGGCCAACAGCCTCGCGCAGGGATACTCTGGCGTGCGTCCAGTCGTTATCGAGCAACTGCTTGCGCTCCTGCGCCATGACATTATCCCGTATGTGCCACGTTATGGCTCTCTGGGCGCAAGCGGTGACCTTGCTCCCCTTGCGCACATTGCGCTGTGCTTGACTGGCGAAGGGTGGATCCTTGGGCCGGATAATACGCCACAACCAACCGCACCGGCACTGATTGCGCATGGTATTGAACCGCTGGCCCTCGAGGCCAAAGAAGGACTCGCCCTCGTCAACGGCACCGATGGCATGGCAGCCTTGCTCGCCCTCGCCTGTGCCGCCGCACGGCGTCTCTTCAAGACGGCTGATGTGGCGTGTGCGATGAGCGTCGAAGCGCTTTTCGGCACTGATCGCCCCTTCGCGCCAGAGATCCAGGCGCTGCGCCCGCATCCGGGAGCACTGGCAAGCGCGGCCAATATTCGCCGTCTCCTTGCCAACTCGGACATTGTGCGTTCGCACCGCGATTCGCCTCATCTCGTCCAGGATGCCTACTCACTGCGCTGCCACGCCCAGGTTGCCGGAGCGGCCCGTGACACGCTCACGTTTGCCGAGGATGTGCTGGGACGCGAACTCGGCGCGGCCGTCGACAATCCGGTTATACTCGACGATGGGCGCGTTGAATCAACGGGCAACTTTCACGGCGAACCGCTCGCCTTTGCCGCCGACTTCCTCAGCATCGCGGTCGCTGAGATTGGCGCCATTGCCGAACGACGCATTGACCGCCTGCTTGATCCAACACGCTCACAGGGGCTCCCAGCGTTCCTCACGCCGGAACCGGGGGTGAACTCCGGCCTGATGATCGCCCACTACACAGCTGCGGCGCTCGCTGCTGAATGCCGGCGTCTGGCCCAGCCAGCGAGCGTGGAATCGCTGCCAACCTCCGCGATGCAAGAAGATCACGTGTCGATGGGGTGGAATGCCGCGCTCAAACTGCACGAGGCACTCGACTGCTGCACACGCATTCTTGCCGTCGAAGTCCTTGCGGCAACCTACGGGCAGGTCTTCCGTCGCCCACTCGAGCCGGCAGCGGGGACCGGTGCGGTCGCCCAACTCGTTCTCGACCATGTGCCACCGCCCGGGCCAGACCTCTTCCTTGCGCCAATCTTAGCGACGGTCGAGGAACTGGTACGCGAAGGCGCGGTTCTCGCCGCGGCCGAACGCGCCATCGGCCCGCTGGCGTAG
- a CDS encoding ABC transporter substrate-binding protein: MSRDAELRQKLHPIANHLIDEYQAGRLTRREFVRRLSVLGINLSFANFLASACGGGQNAASPTAAVPQTGSPAPQPTLNATPAGAGTPGSVPVVRAAVFMPAGKIDPITIADEGGLCLLSQTGEYLCWADEQLNLRPELATSWQPNDNASVWTFTLRQGVTFHNGKPLRAQDVVATFKRLTDPNSGSNALSAFQGVITPDGIKAKDEYTVVFELQRPFSNFPYLVSSDNYNTIILPEEYDGNYESTFIGTGALKLKEYQPRSKAVFVRNPTYWGKPAIPDMVELRFYEDESARILAFQGREVDVVTHVTASNGQPLFKDSTTQMIEFSSTTHLQVHMRTDTKPFDDRRVRQAIALLLDRPAIINGILLGKADIGNDHPFAPVYPSTDKTVAQRQQDLAKARSLLQAAGYGDGFSIKLVSWRGLAIPDLAAVIQQAAQQVRIRIDIELTDAGTYYGKAVFGESPWLDSTLGITDYGHRGAPDVVLRAALRSDGVWNAAHFKNTTYDRLVDDYAAATDLQRQRQIAKNIEELLLEETPLLITFFERYLIAARRGLSGIEPGAVGHLRLAHARFS; this comes from the coding sequence ATGTCCCGCGACGCTGAACTCCGTCAGAAACTTCATCCCATTGCAAATCATCTCATCGACGAATACCAGGCAGGCAGACTGACAAGACGAGAATTTGTTCGCCGCCTATCGGTATTGGGAATTAATCTCTCCTTTGCCAACTTCCTTGCAAGCGCTTGTGGCGGTGGGCAGAACGCGGCGAGCCCAACAGCAGCGGTGCCACAAACGGGGTCACCTGCACCACAACCAACGCTGAACGCCACGCCAGCAGGTGCTGGTACACCTGGCAGCGTCCCTGTCGTGCGAGCGGCAGTGTTCATGCCCGCTGGAAAGATTGACCCTATTACGATTGCGGATGAAGGTGGTCTTTGCTTACTTAGCCAGACAGGAGAATATCTCTGTTGGGCCGATGAGCAACTTAACCTTCGGCCAGAGCTTGCTACGTCGTGGCAACCTAACGATAACGCGAGTGTCTGGACATTTACCCTGCGTCAAGGGGTAACATTCCACAACGGCAAGCCTCTTCGAGCCCAAGATGTTGTCGCCACCTTCAAGCGGCTCACCGATCCCAATAGTGGATCAAACGCCTTGTCAGCGTTTCAAGGAGTTATCACCCCGGATGGAATCAAAGCAAAAGATGAATACACTGTTGTCTTCGAACTGCAACGACCGTTTAGTAATTTCCCATACCTGGTTAGCTCAGATAACTACAACACCATTATCCTGCCCGAAGAGTATGATGGAAATTATGAGAGCACATTTATTGGTACCGGAGCGCTCAAGCTTAAGGAATATCAGCCACGTAGCAAGGCTGTCTTCGTCCGCAATCCAACGTACTGGGGTAAACCAGCAATTCCTGATATGGTGGAGTTACGATTCTACGAAGACGAGAGCGCGCGCATTCTTGCCTTCCAAGGTCGCGAAGTCGACGTCGTAACCCATGTCACTGCATCCAATGGGCAACCGCTTTTCAAGGATTCAACGACCCAAATGATTGAATTCTCATCCACCACCCATCTCCAGGTGCATATGCGTACCGACACCAAGCCCTTTGATGACCGCCGCGTACGACAAGCAATAGCTTTGCTACTCGATCGACCTGCAATCATCAACGGAATTTTGCTTGGCAAAGCTGATATCGGGAACGATCATCCGTTTGCCCCTGTGTACCCGTCAACTGACAAGACTGTCGCGCAGCGGCAGCAAGATCTCGCCAAAGCCCGGAGCTTGCTCCAGGCAGCTGGGTATGGTGACGGCTTCTCGATCAAGCTCGTGAGCTGGCGTGGACTGGCTATTCCAGACCTTGCCGCAGTTATTCAGCAGGCAGCCCAGCAAGTTCGTATTCGTATCGATATTGAATTAACCGATGCTGGTACCTACTATGGCAAAGCGGTCTTTGGGGAATCACCTTGGCTTGATTCGACACTTGGTATCACTGATTATGGACACCGCGGTGCGCCGGACGTCGTTCTCCGGGCAGCCCTTCGGAGTGACGGTGTCTGGAATGCTGCACATTTCAAAAATACCACCTACGACCGACTTGTTGACGACTATGCGGCGGCAACCGATCTGCAGCGGCAACGACAAATCGCGAAAAATATTGAAGAACTCCTTCTTGAAGAAACCCCGCTCCTTATTACGTTCTTTGAACGCTACTTGATCGCTGCACGGCGCGGATTAAGTGGAATCGAACCGGGAGCAGTTGGCCATCTGCGTCTGGCTCATGCGCGCTTTAGCTAG
- a CDS encoding ABC transporter permease — MRWIRQYGIPLLRRLGSSVLTLWLITIVVFAMTNVLPGDVARRILGPFADERAVAALNHQLGTDRPLPEQYIHWLSRLAHGDLGTSLAMRRPVAQLLLPALANSAKLAGSALLVILPLSIFLGLVAAFSEGKALDFLIRLSGLVTTVLPEFVTSIAVILLFAIAIPLFPVTAVAPPHSSLPTQIYYLILPITPVTLVLVGYLCRVMRSSAVEILHTNYIRAAELKGLSRWRLLFWHLLPNALPPVIAVTANQLGYLLGGLVAIEAVFNYPGLGQLLLTAGRQKDFPVLQSGVLLVGLTYVLANTFADLLYWLLNPRLRERG; from the coding sequence ATGCGCTGGATTCGACAGTACGGCATACCCCTTCTCCGTCGCCTGGGCAGTAGTGTGCTGACACTTTGGCTCATTACGATCGTTGTCTTTGCCATGACGAATGTACTGCCCGGAGATGTAGCACGGCGCATTCTTGGCCCGTTTGCTGATGAACGAGCAGTTGCAGCATTAAACCATCAGCTTGGCACTGATCGCCCTCTTCCTGAGCAATACATTCATTGGCTCAGCCGGTTAGCTCACGGTGATCTTGGAACATCGCTCGCGATGCGCCGGCCTGTCGCGCAACTGCTGCTTCCAGCCCTAGCCAATTCAGCAAAATTAGCCGGTAGTGCTCTGCTTGTTATCCTTCCCCTGAGCATTTTTCTCGGGCTCGTCGCTGCATTTTCCGAGGGCAAGGCTCTTGATTTTCTTATCCGTCTAAGCGGACTGGTCACGACGGTACTGCCTGAATTCGTGACAAGCATTGCTGTTATCTTGCTGTTTGCCATTGCGATCCCGCTCTTTCCGGTCACAGCCGTTGCCCCACCTCACAGTAGCCTACCTACTCAAATCTACTACCTGATCCTGCCAATTACGCCAGTCACCTTAGTCCTTGTTGGATATCTCTGTCGGGTTATGCGAAGCAGTGCCGTCGAGATACTGCATACGAACTATATTCGCGCCGCAGAGTTGAAAGGCCTTTCTCGCTGGCGCCTCTTGTTCTGGCATCTCCTGCCGAACGCGCTTCCACCCGTCATTGCTGTTACTGCCAATCAGCTGGGGTACCTTCTTGGTGGCTTGGTCGCGATTGAGGCTGTCTTTAACTACCCAGGTTTGGGTCAACTCCTTTTAACCGCCGGGCGACAAAAAGACTTCCCTGTCCTGCAATCGGGGGTTCTCCTGGTCGGTCTGACCTACGTGCTTGCCAACACGTTCGCCGATCTCCTCTACTGGCTTCTGAATCCTCGACTGCGTGAAAGGGGGTAA
- a CDS encoding ABC transporter permease — protein MVVLLVSSSHYRQAWHWLRQHPVFLCGFLLVAFWACCAMAFPLLAPYDPYAVDPLHRLNPPSASHWLGTDRLGRDVLSRILGGAREVFLIAPIASFLGTLAGTLLALIGGYWGGLVDEALNRIADALLAIPLILLGLLILTAVGPSRIAVILVIAAIFTPLVMRTIRSAVLSEREKDYVQLALLRGESPWYICVREILPNVFHLVIIEFTTRTGYAIFTSATLSFLGLGLQPPSSEWGVIIFEHYSFLSAGIWWPVVFPAFAISSLIIGFTFLAEGLNL, from the coding sequence GTGGTGGTACTCCTGGTCTCCTCTTCTCATTACCGTCAGGCATGGCATTGGCTTCGACAGCACCCGGTTTTTCTCTGTGGCTTCTTGCTGGTGGCATTCTGGGCATGCTGTGCCATGGCTTTCCCGCTCCTTGCACCGTATGATCCCTATGCGGTTGACCCTCTTCACCGACTCAATCCGCCATCAGCGAGCCATTGGCTTGGTACAGACCGACTGGGACGTGACGTACTTAGCCGAATCCTCGGTGGAGCACGCGAGGTTTTTCTTATTGCCCCCATCGCCTCATTTCTCGGCACGCTAGCTGGCACCCTTCTTGCTCTGATTGGTGGATACTGGGGAGGTCTCGTCGATGAAGCGCTTAACCGTATCGCCGACGCGCTTCTGGCGATTCCCCTAATTCTCCTTGGGCTACTGATTTTGACTGCCGTAGGTCCTTCACGTATCGCAGTGATTTTGGTTATTGCAGCAATTTTCACACCGCTCGTTATGCGCACTATTCGATCAGCTGTCCTCAGCGAGCGAGAGAAAGACTATGTACAGCTCGCGCTTCTTCGGGGAGAAAGTCCATGGTACATCTGCGTCAGAGAAATCCTCCCAAACGTCTTTCACCTTGTGATTATCGAATTCACCACACGAACGGGATATGCCATTTTTACCAGCGCAACCCTATCGTTCCTTGGACTTGGCCTTCAACCGCCTTCGTCTGAGTGGGGAGTGATCATATTCGAGCACTACAGCTTTCTGTCTGCGGGTATCTGGTGGCCTGTTGTGTTTCCAGCATTCGCAATCTCGAGTCTCATCATTGGGTTCACTTTCCTAGCCGAAGGGTTGAATTTATGA